The sequence TTCTAGTTGATTTCCATCAAAAACAGACGGATCTAGCTGCAGCGGGTAGCAGCTATGGGACAAATAACGCTCCACTGCGAAGGTCAGGACCTTCTCCGTGAACCAACATTTGCCCGCTGCTGCTGAGCGACCCGCTTCCGCTTTTCTCTGATTTTGATTGAGATAAACCAACCGCGCATAGCGTCCTTTTTTTCTCTGTAGTATTACTATATAATATGAATATATAGTAATTTTAGCCTCTTAAAAGGGGAGTCGATTAGATGAAGGGTTTGCATATAAATAAAAAGAGATTTCCCTTAGAGAAAGTATTCCAAGAGTCGGGAACTTTAGCGCTATTAGCTCGACAGGAAAATTTAGAAATTATGCTCCAAGAAGTAGATATCGGTATGGGTTTTTTTTTATATCCTGCAGAAGATGATACAACTTTGGAATTTTTCTATATTATCGATGGGGAAGTTGAAAGTGATGTAGATGGTGAAAAGCAAGTTTTAGGCAGAAACGATTATATTACAGTTAAAGGATTAGAAGAGTCTTTAATATTTAAAGTGAAACAGCCATTAACCTTACTTTGGATAACCAATGAACCACTTTTTCATCAAATTAGTCGAGAAATACAACAATTAATAGAGATTGTTTCCCATTTAGAACCAAGGGGATCTTATTATTGGAATCATAGTCGAAGAGTACAAAAGCTGTGTATGAAGATTGGAAAAGAGTTAAGGTTAAATAAAAATAGA is a genomic window of Bacillus sp. 2205SS5-2 containing:
- a CDS encoding HD-GYP domain-containing protein, which produces MKGLHINKKRFPLEKVFQESGTLALLARQENLEIMLQEVDIGMGFFLYPAEDDTTLEFFYIIDGEVESDVDGEKQVLGRNDYITVKGLEESLIFKVKQPLTLLWITNEPLFHQISREIQQLIEIVSHLEPRGSYYWNHSRRVQKLCMKIGKELRLNKNRLHDLFIGAALHDIGKVNIPEEIMNKSSRLTKSELEIVKKHPVEGAGMVNVTYYDEISAIIEQHHERIDGSGYPFGLIGKQIKIEAKIIAVADSFDTMTHASPRRAAFTKEAAFKKIKEMAGKLYEQEVVDAFEKIILVENILKEEVND